One Ailuropoda melanoleuca isolate Jingjing chromosome 14, ASM200744v2, whole genome shotgun sequence DNA segment encodes these proteins:
- the LOC100480698 gene encoding glutathione S-transferase theta-1 isoform X4: protein MPLELFLDLYSPPCRAIYIFAMKNGIPFELRSVELGRGEHLKPEFLKVNPLGKVPALKDGDFLLAESVAILLYLSRKYHAAAHWYPPELQACARVDEYLAWQHTAVQLPATNIYLCKSVDPVCLDRLLGKLKPALQHLDREVLAAKPFLATEELSLADLMAFTELMQLPCLPSPLLLAAMSSKTGPGWQHGKPEWRLLWALSSSGMPTGLCYSLGTPGTPSGTPSWPRSWCRDCWSGSAEGGVAGPAPLHSPVPINMPCALRLPLASLGLGRWGLPTSEQNLEGQEMSRDDAA from the exons ATGCCGCTGGAGCTGTTTCTGGACCTGTACTCGCCCCCCTGCCGTGCCATCTACATTTTTGCCATGAAGAATGGCATTCCCTTTGAGCTGCGGTCTGTGGAGCTAGGACGGG GGGAGCACCTGAAGCCTGAATTCCTGAAAGTGAACCCCCTGGGGAAGGTACCTGCCCTCAAAGATGGGGACTTCCTGCTGGCAGAGAG CGTGGCCATCCTTTTATACTTGAGCCGCAAGTACCACGCGGCGGCCCACTGGTACCCGCCCGAGCTGCAGGCCTGCGCGCGTGTGGACGAGTACCTGGCGTGGCAGCACACCGCCGTCCAGCTGCCTGCTACCAACATCTACCTATGTAAG TCCGTGGACCCCGTGTGCCTAGATCGGCTGTTGGGGAAGCTGAAACCAGCTCTGCAGCACCTGGATCGGGAGGTCCTGGCCGCCAAGCCCTTCCTGGCCACTGAGGAGCTCTCCCTGGCAGATCTGATGGCATTCACAGAGCTGATGCAG CTACCTTgtctccccagcccactgctgtTGGCTGCGATGTCTTCCAAGACTGGCCCCGGCTGGCAGCATGGCAAGCCCGAGTGGAGGCTGCTCTGGGCCCTGAGCTCGTCCGGGATGCCCACAGGCTTGTGCTACAGCCTCGGGACCCCCGGGACGCCCAGCGGGACCCCAAGCTGGCCCAGGAGCTGGTGCAGAGACTGCTGGAGCGGCTCAGCTGAGGGGGGTGTGGCCGGGCCCGCTCCCCTGCACTCTCCTGTCCCAATAAACATGCCGTGTGCCCTCCGCTTGCCTCTAGCCTCACTCGGCCTTGGGAGGTGGGGTCTCCCCACTTCTGAGCAGAATCTAGAGGGACAAGAGATGTCCCGCGATGACGCAGCCTAG
- the LOC100480698 gene encoding glutathione S-transferase theta-1 isoform X2 — protein sequence MPLELFLDLYSPPCRAIYIFAMKNGIPFELRSVELGRGEHLKPEFLKVNPLGKVPALKDGDFLLAESVAILLYLSRKYHAAAHWYPPELQACARVDEYLAWQHTAVQLPATNIYLCKSLLPYFSGQSVDPVRLDRLLGKLKPALQHLDQEVLAAKPFLATEELSLADLMEFTELMQLPCLPSPLLLAAMSSKTGPGWQHGKPEWRLLWALSSSGMPTGLCYSLGTPGTPSGTPSWPRSWCRDCWSGSAEGGVAGPAPLHSPVPINMPCALRLPLASLGLGRWGLPTSEQNLEGQEMSRDDAA from the exons ATGCCGCTGGAGCTGTTTCTGGACCTGTACTCGCCCCCCTGCCGTGCCATCTACATTTTTGCCATGAAGAATGGCATTCCCTTTGAGCTGCGGTCTGTGGAGCTAGGACGGG GGGAGCACCTGAAGCCTGAATTCCTGAAAGTGAACCCCCTGGGGAAGGTACCTGCCCTCAAAGATGGGGACTTCCTGCTGGCAGAGAG CGTGGCCATCCTTTTATACTTGAGCCGCAAGTACCACGCGGCGGCCCACTGGTACCCGCCCGAGCTGCAGGCCTGCGCGCGTGTGGACGAGTACCTGGCGTGGCAGCACACCGCCGTCCAGCTGCCTGCTACCAACATCTACCTATGTAAG TCCCTCCTGCCCTATTTCTCGG GGCAGTCCGTGGACCCCGTGCGCCTAGATCGGCTGTTGGGGAAGCTGAAACCAGCTCTGCAGCACCTGGATCAGGAGGTCCTGGCCGCCAAGCCCTTCCTGGCCACTGAGGAGCTCTCCCTGGCAGATCTGATGGAATTCACGGAGCTGATGCAG CTACCTTgtctccccagcccactgctgtTGGCTGCGATGTCTTCCAAGACTGGCCCCGGCTGGCAGCATGGCAAGCCCGAGTGGAGGCTGCTCTGGGCCCTGAGCTCGTCCGGGATGCCCACAGGCTTGTGCTACAGCCTCGGGACCCCCGGGACGCCCAGCGGGACCCCAAGCTGGCCCAGGAGCTGGTGCAGAGACTGCTGGAGCGGCTCAGCTGAGGGGGGTGTGGCCGGGCCCGCTCCCCTGCACTCTCCTGTCCCAATAAACATGCCGTGTGCCCTCCGCTTGCCTCTAGCCTCACTCGGCCTTGGGAGGTGGGGTCTCCCCACTTCTGAGCAGAATCTAGAGGGACAAGAGATGTCCCGCGATGACGCAGCCTAG
- the LOC100480698 gene encoding glutathione S-transferase theta-1 isoform X7 encodes MPLELFLDLYSPPCRAIYIFAMKNGIPFELRSVELGRGEHLKPEFLKVNPLGKVPALKDGDFLLAESVAILLYLSRKYHAAAHWYPPELQACARVDEYLAWQHTAVQLPATNIYLCKSLLPYFSGQSVDPVRLDRLLGKLKPALQHLDQEVLAAKPFLATEELSLADLMEFTELMQPTAVGCDVFQDWPRLAAWQARVEAALGPELVRDAHRLVLQPRDPRDAQRDPKLAQELVQRLLERLS; translated from the exons ATGCCGCTGGAGCTGTTTCTGGACCTGTACTCGCCCCCCTGCCGTGCCATCTACATTTTTGCCATGAAGAATGGCATTCCCTTTGAGCTGCGGTCTGTGGAGCTAGGACGGG GGGAGCACCTGAAGCCTGAATTCCTGAAAGTGAACCCCCTGGGGAAGGTACCTGCCCTCAAAGATGGGGACTTCCTGCTGGCAGAGAG CGTGGCCATCCTTTTATACTTGAGCCGCAAGTACCACGCGGCGGCCCACTGGTACCCGCCCGAGCTGCAGGCCTGCGCGCGTGTGGACGAGTACCTGGCGTGGCAGCACACCGCCGTCCAGCTGCCTGCTACCAACATCTACCTATGTAAG TCCCTCCTGCCCTATTTCTCGG GGCAGTCCGTGGACCCCGTGCGCCTAGATCGGCTGTTGGGGAAGCTGAAACCAGCTCTGCAGCACCTGGATCAGGAGGTCCTGGCCGCCAAGCCCTTCCTGGCCACTGAGGAGCTCTCCCTGGCAGATCTGATGGAATTCACGGAGCTGATGCAG cccactgctgtTGGCTGCGATGTCTTCCAAGACTGGCCCCGGCTGGCAGCATGGCAAGCCCGAGTGGAGGCTGCTCTGGGCCCTGAGCTCGTCCGGGATGCCCACAGGCTTGTGCTACAGCCTCGGGACCCCCGGGACGCCCAGCGGGACCCCAAGCTGGCCCAGGAGCTGGTGCAGAGACTGCTGGAGCGGCTCAGCTGA
- the LOC100480698 gene encoding glutathione S-transferase theta-1 isoform X1, giving the protein MPLELFLDLYSPPCRAIYIFAMKNGIPFELRSVELGRGEHLKPEFLKVNPLGKVPALKDGDFLLAESVAILLYLSRKYHAAAHWYPPELQACARVDEYLAWQHTAVQLPATNIYLCKSLLPYFSEQSVDPVCLDRLLGKLKPALQHLDREVLAAKPFLATEELSLADLMAFTELMQLPCLPSPLLLAAMSSKTGPGWQHGKPEWRLLWALSSSGMPTGLCYSLGTPGTPSGTPSWPRSWCRDCWSGSAEGGVAGPAPLHSPVPINMPCALRLPLASLGLGRWGLPTSEQNLEGQEMSRDDAA; this is encoded by the exons ATGCCGCTGGAGCTGTTTCTGGACCTGTACTCGCCCCCCTGCCGTGCCATCTACATTTTTGCCATGAAGAATGGCATTCCCTTTGAGCTGCGGTCTGTGGAGCTAGGACGGG GGGAGCACCTGAAGCCTGAATTCCTGAAAGTGAACCCCCTGGGGAAGGTACCTGCCCTCAAAGATGGGGACTTCCTGCTGGCAGAGAG CGTGGCCATCCTTTTATACTTGAGCCGCAAGTACCACGCGGCGGCCCACTGGTACCCGCCCGAGCTGCAGGCCTGCGCGCGTGTGGACGAGTACCTGGCGTGGCAGCACACCGCCGTCCAGCTGCCTGCTACCAACATCTACCTATGTAAG TCCCTCCTGCCCTATTTCTCGGAGCAGTCCGTGGACCCCGTGTGCCTAGATCGGCTGTTGGGGAAGCTGAAACCAGCTCTGCAGCACCTGGATCGGGAGGTCCTGGCCGCCAAGCCCTTCCTGGCCACTGAGGAGCTCTCCCTGGCAGATCTGATGGCATTCACAGAGCTGATGCAG CTACCTTgtctccccagcccactgctgtTGGCTGCGATGTCTTCCAAGACTGGCCCCGGCTGGCAGCATGGCAAGCCCGAGTGGAGGCTGCTCTGGGCCCTGAGCTCGTCCGGGATGCCCACAGGCTTGTGCTACAGCCTCGGGACCCCCGGGACGCCCAGCGGGACCCCAAGCTGGCCCAGGAGCTGGTGCAGAGACTGCTGGAGCGGCTCAGCTGAGGGGGGTGTGGCCGGGCCCGCTCCCCTGCACTCTCCTGTCCCAATAAACATGCCGTGTGCCCTCCGCTTGCCTCTAGCCTCACTCGGCCTTGGGAGGTGGGGTCTCCCCACTTCTGAGCAGAATCTAGAGGGACAAGAGATGTCCCGCGATGACGCAGCCTAG
- the LOC100480698 gene encoding glutathione S-transferase theta-1 isoform X6: MPLELFLDLYSPPCRAIYIFAMKNGIPFELRSVELGRGEHLKPEFLKVNPLGKVPALKDGDFLLAESVAILLYLSRKYHAAAHWYPPELQACARVDEYLAWQHTAVQLPATNIYLCKSLLPYFSEQSVDPVCLDRLLGKLKPALQHLDREVLAAKPFLATEELSLADLMAFTELMQPTAVGCDVFQDWPRLAAWQARVEAALGPELVRDAHRLVLQPRDPRDAQRDPKLAQELVQRLLERLS, translated from the exons ATGCCGCTGGAGCTGTTTCTGGACCTGTACTCGCCCCCCTGCCGTGCCATCTACATTTTTGCCATGAAGAATGGCATTCCCTTTGAGCTGCGGTCTGTGGAGCTAGGACGGG GGGAGCACCTGAAGCCTGAATTCCTGAAAGTGAACCCCCTGGGGAAGGTACCTGCCCTCAAAGATGGGGACTTCCTGCTGGCAGAGAG CGTGGCCATCCTTTTATACTTGAGCCGCAAGTACCACGCGGCGGCCCACTGGTACCCGCCCGAGCTGCAGGCCTGCGCGCGTGTGGACGAGTACCTGGCGTGGCAGCACACCGCCGTCCAGCTGCCTGCTACCAACATCTACCTATGTAAG TCCCTCCTGCCCTATTTCTCGGAGCAGTCCGTGGACCCCGTGTGCCTAGATCGGCTGTTGGGGAAGCTGAAACCAGCTCTGCAGCACCTGGATCGGGAGGTCCTGGCCGCCAAGCCCTTCCTGGCCACTGAGGAGCTCTCCCTGGCAGATCTGATGGCATTCACAGAGCTGATGCAG cccactgctgtTGGCTGCGATGTCTTCCAAGACTGGCCCCGGCTGGCAGCATGGCAAGCCCGAGTGGAGGCTGCTCTGGGCCCTGAGCTCGTCCGGGATGCCCACAGGCTTGTGCTACAGCCTCGGGACCCCCGGGACGCCCAGCGGGACCCCAAGCTGGCCCAGGAGCTGGTGCAGAGACTGCTGGAGCGGCTCAGCTGA
- the LOC100480698 gene encoding glutathione S-transferase theta-1 isoform X3 gives MPLELFLDLYSPPCRAIYIFAMKNGIPFELRSVELGRGEHLKPEFLKVNPLGKVPALKDGDFLLAESRKYHAAAHWYPPELQACARVDEYLAWQHTAVQLPATNIYLCKSLLPYFSEQSVDPVCLDRLLGKLKPALQHLDREVLAAKPFLATEELSLADLMAFTELMQLPCLPSPLLLAAMSSKTGPGWQHGKPEWRLLWALSSSGMPTGLCYSLGTPGTPSGTPSWPRSWCRDCWSGSAEGGVAGPAPLHSPVPINMPCALRLPLASLGLGRWGLPTSEQNLEGQEMSRDDAA, from the exons ATGCCGCTGGAGCTGTTTCTGGACCTGTACTCGCCCCCCTGCCGTGCCATCTACATTTTTGCCATGAAGAATGGCATTCCCTTTGAGCTGCGGTCTGTGGAGCTAGGACGGG GGGAGCACCTGAAGCCTGAATTCCTGAAAGTGAACCCCCTGGGGAAGGTACCTGCCCTCAAAGATGGGGACTTCCTGCTGGCAGAGAG CCGCAAGTACCACGCGGCGGCCCACTGGTACCCGCCCGAGCTGCAGGCCTGCGCGCGTGTGGACGAGTACCTGGCGTGGCAGCACACCGCCGTCCAGCTGCCTGCTACCAACATCTACCTATGTAAG TCCCTCCTGCCCTATTTCTCGGAGCAGTCCGTGGACCCCGTGTGCCTAGATCGGCTGTTGGGGAAGCTGAAACCAGCTCTGCAGCACCTGGATCGGGAGGTCCTGGCCGCCAAGCCCTTCCTGGCCACTGAGGAGCTCTCCCTGGCAGATCTGATGGCATTCACAGAGCTGATGCAG CTACCTTgtctccccagcccactgctgtTGGCTGCGATGTCTTCCAAGACTGGCCCCGGCTGGCAGCATGGCAAGCCCGAGTGGAGGCTGCTCTGGGCCCTGAGCTCGTCCGGGATGCCCACAGGCTTGTGCTACAGCCTCGGGACCCCCGGGACGCCCAGCGGGACCCCAAGCTGGCCCAGGAGCTGGTGCAGAGACTGCTGGAGCGGCTCAGCTGAGGGGGGTGTGGCCGGGCCCGCTCCCCTGCACTCTCCTGTCCCAATAAACATGCCGTGTGCCCTCCGCTTGCCTCTAGCCTCACTCGGCCTTGGGAGGTGGGGTCTCCCCACTTCTGAGCAGAATCTAGAGGGACAAGAGATGTCCCGCGATGACGCAGCCTAG
- the LOC100480698 gene encoding uncharacterized protein LOC100480698 isoform X5 — MRLPSTEGWGDLQHPVCSVAILLYLSRKYHAAAHWYPPELQACARVDEYLAWQHTAVQLPATNIYLCKSLLPYFSEQSVDPVCLDRLLGKLKPALQHLDREVLAAKPFLATEELSLADLMAFTELMQLPCLPSPLLLAAMSSKTGPGWQHGKPEWRLLWALSSSGMPTGLCYSLGTPGTPSGTPSWPRSWCRDCWSGSAEGGVAGPAPLHSPVPINMPCALRLPLASLGLGRWGLPTSEQNLEGQEMSRDDAA; from the exons ATGAGGTTGCCTAGCACTGAGGGCTGGGGAGACCTCCAACACCCCGTTTGCAGCGTGGCCATCCTTTTATACTTGAGCCGCAAGTACCACGCGGCGGCCCACTGGTACCCGCCCGAGCTGCAGGCCTGCGCGCGTGTGGACGAGTACCTGGCGTGGCAGCACACCGCCGTCCAGCTGCCTGCTACCAACATCTACCTATGTAAG TCCCTCCTGCCCTATTTCTCGGAGCAGTCCGTGGACCCCGTGTGCCTAGATCGGCTGTTGGGGAAGCTGAAACCAGCTCTGCAGCACCTGGATCGGGAGGTCCTGGCCGCCAAGCCCTTCCTGGCCACTGAGGAGCTCTCCCTGGCAGATCTGATGGCATTCACAGAGCTGATGCAG CTACCTTgtctccccagcccactgctgtTGGCTGCGATGTCTTCCAAGACTGGCCCCGGCTGGCAGCATGGCAAGCCCGAGTGGAGGCTGCTCTGGGCCCTGAGCTCGTCCGGGATGCCCACAGGCTTGTGCTACAGCCTCGGGACCCCCGGGACGCCCAGCGGGACCCCAAGCTGGCCCAGGAGCTGGTGCAGAGACTGCTGGAGCGGCTCAGCTGAGGGGGGTGTGGCCGGGCCCGCTCCCCTGCACTCTCCTGTCCCAATAAACATGCCGTGTGCCCTCCGCTTGCCTCTAGCCTCACTCGGCCTTGGGAGGTGGGGTCTCCCCACTTCTGAGCAGAATCTAGAGGGACAAGAGATGTCCCGCGATGACGCAGCCTAG